The Vicia villosa cultivar HV-30 ecotype Madison, WI linkage group LG1, Vvil1.0, whole genome shotgun sequence genome includes a region encoding these proteins:
- the LOC131644691 gene encoding IQ domain-containing protein IQM3-like has protein sequence MEVETHSAFDLNANSKPYDIHPSGFRTSEYPDPTFRLSLHDEAPLSETFQLSEELHALGSACAESSAAVRVQKVYRGYRTRRRLADSAVVAEELWWQAIDFWRLNRSTISFFNLPETAASRWSRVTLNASKVGKGLSLDAKAQKLAFQHWIEAIDPRHRYGHNLHYYYEEWCKTDSGQPFFYWLDLGNGKTLDLERCSRSKLRKQCIKYLGPQERENYEYIVYDGKLINYQNGDFLHTKKDSEDAKWIFVMSTEKKLYAGKKKKGLFHHSSFLAGGATVAAGRLEAEDGILKSISAYSGHYRPTDETLDTFLSYLRENGVNLDEVEIRKPNDDLENYEEGKLGERSLTTEISITSEISEETKTENTPPQDKEDPPQPETTVGSYKRTLSGGLQSPRSTEVSKTAILQRINSKKGSQSYQLGHSLLRKWSTGAGPRIGCVNDYPVELRLQALEMVNLSPKLPPSPLTYILRGGLVSPTAPPTPNTVRINNDESLVN, from the exons aTGGAAGTTGAGACTCACTCTGCCTTTGATCTTAACGCGAATTCTAAACCTTATGACATTCACCCGTCGGGTTTTCGGACCTCCGAGTACCCGGACCCGACATTCCGTCTCTCGCTTCACGATGAAGCGCCGTTATCCGAAACTTTTCAGTTGTCGGAGGAGTTGCACGCGCTTGGAAGCGCGTGCGCTGAGTCCAGCGCTGCTGTTCGTGTTCAGAAGGTGTACCGTGGGTACCGTACGCGACGGAGGTTGGCTGATTCCGCTGTTGTCGCTGAAGAACTATG GTGGCAAGCGATAGATTTTTGGAGGTTGAATCGCAGTACAATTTCGTTCTTTAATTTGCCTGAAACGGCAGCGTCTCGCTGGAGTCGGGTCACACTCAATGCTTCCAAG GTTGGTAAAGGACTGTCCTTAGACGCCAAAGCACAAAAATTGGCTTTTCAGCATTGGATTGAAGCT ATTGATCCACGCCATCGCTATGGACACAACTTGCATTATTATTATGAAGAATGGTGCAAGACTGATTCTGGTCAGCCTTTCTTTTATTG GTTGGATTTGGGAAATGGGAAAACTCTCGATCTTGAACGGTGTTCCCGATCAAAGCTTCGAAAACAATGCATAAAGTATCTTGGACCT CAAGAGAGAGAGAACTATGAATATATTGTCTACGATGGAAAGCTTATCAACTACCAGAATGGAGATTTTCTTCATACCAAGAAAGATTCTGAAGATGCTAAGTGGATATTTGTAATGAGCACTGAGAAGAAACTTTATGCGGGAAAG AAAAAGAAGGGGTTGTTCCATCATTCTTCTTTTTTGGCTGGTGGAGCTACCGTGGCTGCTGGACGGCTCGAAGCTGAGGATGGGATTCTAAAG TCCATCTCTGCATATAGTGGACACTATCGGCCAACAGATGAAACACTCGACACGTTCTTATCATATCTCAGGGAAAATGGTGTCAATCTTGACGAAGTTGAG ATACGAAAACCAAATGATGACCTTGAAAATTATGAGGAAGGCAAGCTTGGCGAGAGATCCTTAACAACTGAAATCTCTATCACTTCCGAGATATCTGAGGAAACCAAAACCGAAAACACTCCGCCTCAAGATAAGGAAGACCCTCCTCAGCCTGAAACCACGGTTGGTAGTTACAAAAGGACTCTATCAGGCGGTCTTCAAAGTCCACGCTCAACCGAGGTGTCCAAGACTGCTATATTGCAAAGAATCAATTCCAAGAAGGGTTCACAATCCTACCAATTGGGACATAGCCTTTTGCGTAAATGGTCGACTGGAGCCGGACCTAGAATCGGGTGTGTTAACGATTACCCTGTGGAGCTTAGACTTCAGGCATTGGAAATGGTTAACCTATCTCCAAAACTTCCACCATCTCCATTGACATACATTTTAAGGGGCGGTCTTGTTTCGCCTACAGCTCCTCCGACACCCAACACGGTGCGAATTAACAACGATGAGAGTCTGGTTAATTGA